A region of Malaciobacter marinus DNA encodes the following proteins:
- a CDS encoding DUF234 domain-containing protein yields MQTAVNYFAVFGGLDVKIDTSKPLRTLIIRHILDEYYEIQESIEKLTQNNAPYHKILTGLALGDRRTTTAFKRADVDYDEGIETISNLAHLGILTKETPVDFVQSEKIRNEKLNKLLFTTPFLRFWFAFVSPLYRGIAREEYDESFERFNNYQLEFMHLIFEQLSHEFIKSAFADDEIEKIGRYWDEDKNDLDLIAKTKSGKILIGSCKYTNTKVKKNELNRLHAICEKLEIVPDCTVLFSKSGFSNELKAEKGNALKLYTVKSLKALIL; encoded by the coding sequence ATGCAAACAGCGGTAAATTACTTTGCTGTTTTTGGTGGATTAGATGTTAAAATTGATACATCAAAACCTCTTAGAACACTTATCATAAGGCATATTTTAGATGAGTATTATGAGATTCAAGAGAGTATAGAAAAACTAACTCAAAATAATGCTCCTTATCATAAAATATTAACAGGGCTTGCACTTGGAGATAGAAGAACAACAACAGCATTTAAAAGAGCTGATGTTGACTATGATGAGGGAATAGAAACAATTTCAAACTTAGCTCATTTGGGAATATTAACAAAAGAGACACCTGTTGATTTTGTACAAAGTGAAAAAATAAGAAATGAAAAATTAAATAAACTACTATTCACAACACCATTTTTAAGATTTTGGTTTGCTTTTGTATCTCCTTTGTATAGAGGAATAGCTAGAGAAGAGTATGATGAGAGTTTTGAAAGATTTAATAACTATCAATTAGAGTTTATGCACTTAATATTTGAACAATTAAGTCATGAGTTTATTAAAAGTGCTTTTGCTGATGATGAGATTGAAAAAATCGGAAGATATTGGGATGAAGATAAAAATGATTTAGATTTAATTGCCAAAACAAAAAGTGGAAAAATCTTAATTGGAAGCTGTAAATATACAAATACAAAAGTTAAGAAAAATGAACTAAATAGATTGCATGCAATTTGTGAAAAATTAGAAATTGTACCTGATTGTACAGTACTATTTTCAAAAAGTGGATTTTCAAATGAACTAAAAGCTGAAAAAGGGAATGCTTTAAAACTATATACAGTTAAGAGTTTAAAAGCACTAATACTTTAA
- a CDS encoding ABC transporter ATP-binding protein codes for MSFIKNILFIIGNFKQEFYKVVAFHMIHSFLISSSSGVLVAILWELLKKEPNRVFVYSLVGLLTFFLLLQLFISKITYKRGSKLTYSISKELRMRLGTHIYELPLGILNKKHSSYYSSCLLQDIRIFENFFSHSIPSTITGIFSVFFILLFLAFLDYRLAFVLTLGILCIVPFIYFANLIVVYFGKKHIEAKEEMSKQFLEYCEGMKYLKSFNYIDKKYKLLEKVLYDFKLKSFKLEMFPGPLILLSFVFCELGFLFMVFYALNYFNDNSLNLTFLVAFLIIGYRLFEPIKVFLVDFLELKYMNNAIIRIKEILELKTIKRIPSFKKLKNSEIKFENVSFSYDNKELLKEINLTFPSNDISVLVGLSGEGKTTILSLIARFWEVKSGEIKLAGVNIKDIPIEELYLNISQVFQDVYLFDDTIYNNIQIAKINASKNQIIEACKKANCLEFIEKLENGFDTKVGEGGTKLSGGEKQRISIARAFLKDAPILLLDEPTSSLDSINEYFVQESIYKLTKNKTVIMIAHKLKMLKGIKNIYVINDKKIAQKGSFELLSKSDGLFKDMLAYQEKSLTWQVIKS; via the coding sequence ATGAGTTTTATTAAAAATATACTTTTTATAATAGGTAATTTTAAACAAGAGTTTTATAAAGTGGTCGCTTTTCATATGATTCACTCTTTTTTAATATCTTCTTCAAGTGGAGTTTTAGTAGCTATTTTATGGGAGCTTCTTAAAAAAGAACCTAATAGAGTTTTTGTTTACTCTTTAGTAGGCTTATTAACTTTTTTTTTATTATTACAACTTTTTATCTCAAAAATTACATATAAAAGAGGTTCTAAACTTACTTATTCAATCTCTAAAGAGTTAAGAATGAGATTAGGAACTCATATATATGAGTTGCCATTAGGTATATTAAATAAAAAACATAGTTCTTATTATTCTTCTTGCTTATTGCAAGATATTAGAATTTTTGAGAATTTTTTTTCCCATAGCATACCAAGTACCATAACAGGAATTTTTTCTGTTTTTTTTATACTTTTGTTTTTAGCTTTTTTAGATTATAGATTAGCTTTTGTTTTAACTTTAGGAATCTTGTGTATTGTACCTTTTATATATTTTGCAAACTTAATTGTTGTTTATTTTGGAAAAAAACATATTGAAGCAAAAGAAGAGATGTCAAAGCAGTTTTTAGAGTATTGTGAAGGAATGAAATATTTAAAAAGTTTTAATTATATTGACAAAAAATATAAGTTATTAGAAAAAGTCTTGTATGATTTTAAATTAAAATCATTTAAATTAGAGATGTTTCCAGGGCCATTGATTTTATTATCATTTGTTTTTTGTGAATTGGGATTTTTGTTTATGGTATTTTATGCATTAAACTATTTTAATGATAATAGTTTAAACTTAACTTTTCTTGTGGCTTTTTTAATAATAGGATATAGATTATTTGAACCAATAAAAGTCTTTTTAGTAGATTTTTTAGAGTTAAAATATATGAATAATGCAATTATTAGGATTAAAGAAATTTTAGAACTTAAAACTATAAAAAGAATTCCTTCTTTTAAAAAATTAAAAAACAGTGAGATAAAATTTGAAAATGTAAGTTTTTCATATGATAACAAGGAGCTTTTAAAAGAGATTAACTTAACTTTTCCATCAAATGATATTAGTGTTTTAGTTGGTTTAAGCGGAGAAGGAAAAACTACAATTTTAAGTCTAATAGCAAGATTTTGGGAAGTAAAAAGTGGAGAGATTAAATTAGCAGGAGTAAATATAAAAGATATTCCAATAGAAGAGCTTTACTTAAATATAAGTCAAGTTTTTCAAGATGTATATTTGTTTGATGATACTATTTATAATAATATACAAATAGCAAAAATAAATGCTTCAAAAAATCAGATTATAGAAGCTTGTAAAAAGGCAAATTGTTTAGAGTTTATCGAAAAGCTAGAGAATGGTTTTGATACAAAAGTAGGAGAGGGAGGTACAAAATTAAGTGGTGGAGAGAAACAAAGAATTAGTATTGCAAGAGCTTTTTTAAAAGATGCACCAATTTTACTTTTAGATGAACCAACATCTTCTCTTGATAGTATAAATGAGTATTTTGTACAAGAATCAATTTATAAACTTACAAAAAATAAAACAGTTATCATGATAGCTCATAAACTAAAGATGTTAAAAGGAATTAAAAATATTTATGTAATAAATGATAAGAAAATTGCACAAAAAGGTAGTTTTGAGCTTTTATCAAAAAGTGATGGTTTATTTAAAGATATGTTAGCTTACCAAGAGAAAAGTTTAACATGGCAAGTTATAAAATCATAG
- a CDS encoding ABC transporter ATP-binding protein yields the protein MKTKKVQLLRLLQIAKAKKYLLFIACLFAVLHAILTLAPYILSYEILNQTTSNDLDIKLLKTYVFYTIITVVISYLCLYIALIFSHMAAFEILYNFRVLIAKKLASLSIGYLQNRATGELKKILVDDIEKIEKFIAHNLIDIIKASIMPIIILIYMFIIDYILAIASLIPLIVFFLWLLVLFKTKALQEITKQYSKSTKKMDSVIVEYIRSIALMKIFNQDANRFKNYKNTVEEHTSCVKEYIEKNSGFYAIIVSFISNSLLPILAFGVYFYFQKEINFATLLLFLILGVAYLKPVLAISTLANSIFITYEAVNEIDNILEEKEKLILNNKKANFKNYEIEYNNVSFAYGKKEVLKNINLKLNQGEITAFVGLSGAGKTTCAELLARFYDPQKGYISIGGVDIKSVSYSSLIDKVSFVFQDNFMFNSTIFENIAMGKDVSLEEVISASRIAQAHDFISKLENTYETVYSKEVCLSGGQIQRIQLARVVLKDSPIVILDEATSFSDAKNEYEIQKALSEVIKNKTVIMIAHRLSTIQNVHKIVVFNEGKIQSIGKHEELLEVCDTYKFMWNNYINSKEFELKGSDK from the coding sequence ATGAAAACTAAAAAAGTTCAATTATTAAGACTTCTTCAAATAGCAAAAGCTAAAAAATATTTACTTTTTATAGCTTGTCTTTTTGCAGTTTTACATGCAATATTGACTTTGGCCCCTTATATTTTAAGTTATGAAATTTTAAATCAAACTACAAGTAATGACTTGGATATTAAATTATTAAAAACCTATGTATTTTATACAATAATTACAGTTGTAATATCATATTTATGTTTATATATTGCACTTATATTTTCACATATGGCAGCATTTGAAATTCTATATAATTTTAGAGTTTTAATAGCAAAAAAACTTGCAAGCTTGTCAATAGGTTATTTACAAAATAGGGCAACAGGAGAGTTGAAAAAAATATTAGTTGATGATATTGAAAAAATAGAGAAGTTTATTGCACATAATTTAATAGATATAATAAAAGCTTCTATAATGCCAATTATTATTTTAATATATATGTTTATTATAGATTATATATTAGCTATTGCAAGTTTAATTCCTCTTATAGTTTTTTTTCTTTGGCTTCTTGTGTTATTTAAAACAAAAGCTTTGCAAGAAATAACTAAACAATACTCTAAAAGTACAAAAAAAATGGATAGTGTTATTGTTGAATATATTCGTTCAATTGCTTTAATGAAAATTTTTAATCAAGATGCAAATAGATTTAAAAACTATAAAAACACAGTTGAAGAACATACTTCTTGTGTAAAAGAGTATATTGAAAAGAATAGTGGATTTTACGCAATTATAGTTTCATTTATTAGTAATTCACTTCTTCCTATTTTAGCTTTTGGTGTATATTTTTATTTTCAAAAAGAGATAAATTTTGCTACTTTGTTACTTTTTTTAATTTTAGGGGTTGCTTATTTAAAACCTGTATTAGCAATTTCAACTTTAGCAAATAGCATATTTATAACTTATGAAGCTGTGAATGAAATTGATAATATTTTAGAAGAGAAAGAGAAATTAATACTTAATAATAAAAAAGCAAATTTTAAAAACTATGAGATTGAATATAATAATGTAAGTTTTGCATATGGTAAAAAAGAGGTTCTTAAAAACATAAATTTAAAACTTAATCAAGGTGAAATAACTGCATTTGTTGGATTAAGTGGAGCTGGAAAAACTACTTGTGCAGAACTATTAGCAAGGTTTTATGATCCTCAAAAAGGTTATATTTCAATTGGAGGAGTTGATATAAAAAGCGTTAGTTACTCTTCTTTAATTGATAAAGTTTCTTTTGTTTTTCAAGATAACTTTATGTTCAATAGTACTATATTTGAAAATATTGCAATGGGTAAAGATGTATCTTTAGAAGAAGTTATAAGTGCTTCTAGAATTGCACAAGCCCATGATTTTATCTCTAAATTAGAAAATACTTATGAAACTGTCTACTCTAAAGAAGTCTGTTTAAGTGGAGGACAAATACAACGAATACAGTTAGCAAGAGTTGTTCTAAAAGATTCACCTATTGTCATTTTAGATGAAGCAACTTCTTTTTCCGATGCAAAAAATGAGTATGAAATTCAAAAAGCATTAAGTGAAGTTATTAAAAATAAAACAGTAATTATGATTGCACATAGACTTTCAACTATTCAAAATGTACATAAAATAGTAGTTTTTAATGAAGGTAAAATACAAAGTATTGGAAAACATGAAGAGTTATTAGAAGTTTGTGATACTTATAAATTTATGTGGAATAATTATATAAATAGTAAAGAGTTTGAGTTAAAAGGAAGTGATAAATGA
- a CDS encoding MFS transporter translates to MLYTTQFIPLGFFFGAIPAILATNGVSMETIGTIYMLGLIWVIKFLWAPFIDKNKISFLKGHYRSWLIVVQILLSLSMFICSFYPITSSFTVSLILILFINFFSSTQDICVDGLVVNSIKKEQLQYANSMQTAGTFLGSFIGLCLPLYSYEVYTWKVTLSILSVFVISPTLLLLFYKEKINDIKPERVSYFKILGFLGNKKVLKLLIIMTPAYFVVEGSFSLIQQLLIKNEWTLIQIAISQNIIGSFFGIFAAFLSGYIMGFLGKYKSYFLISTLILFDIIVMINLELFVNNHILTTLFLSYNYFCLGLFMTLYYTFIMENSSREFAGTQVNIQHGLMLFVSLVFTKIFLSISSMYGFKIAFICLACIYLFSYFYAIWRFKNEN, encoded by the coding sequence GTGTTATATACCACGCAATTTATTCCTTTAGGATTTTTCTTTGGTGCAATTCCTGCAATACTTGCAACAAATGGTGTATCAATGGAAACTATTGGAACTATTTATATGTTAGGACTTATCTGGGTAATAAAGTTTTTATGGGCACCTTTTATAGATAAAAATAAAATTAGCTTTTTAAAAGGACATTATCGTTCTTGGTTAATAGTAGTTCAAATACTTTTATCATTAAGTATGTTCATTTGTAGTTTTTATCCAATAACATCTTCTTTTACAGTATCACTTATTTTGATACTTTTTATTAACTTTTTCTCTTCTACTCAAGATATATGTGTAGATGGATTAGTTGTAAATAGTATAAAAAAAGAGCAGTTACAATATGCAAACTCAATGCAAACAGCTGGAACTTTTTTAGGTTCATTTATTGGACTTTGTTTACCTTTATATTCTTATGAAGTTTATACGTGGAAAGTTACACTTTCAATTTTGAGTGTTTTTGTTATATCTCCAACACTTTTGTTGCTTTTTTATAAAGAAAAGATTAATGATATTAAACCTGAAAGAGTAAGTTATTTTAAAATACTTGGTTTTTTAGGAAATAAGAAAGTTTTAAAACTTCTTATTATTATGACTCCTGCATATTTTGTAGTTGAGGGAAGTTTTTCTTTAATTCAACAACTATTGATTAAAAATGAATGGACTTTAATACAAATAGCTATTTCTCAAAATATTATTGGTTCATTTTTTGGTATTTTTGCAGCTTTTTTATCTGGATATATCATGGGATTTTTAGGAAAATATAAAAGTTATTTTTTGATATCGACTTTGATTTTATTTGATATTATTGTTATGATAAATTTAGAATTATTTGTAAATAACCATATTTTAACAACACTATTCCTTTCATATAATTACTTTTGTTTAGGTCTATTTATGACTTTATACTATACTTTTATCATGGAAAATAGCTCAAGAGAGTTTGCAGGAACACAAGTAAATATTCAACATGGATTGATGCTTTTTGTATCACTTGTTTTTACAAAAATATTTTTATCTATAAGTTCTATGTATGGCTTTAAAATAGCTTTTATTTGTTTAGCTTGTATTTATTTGTTTTCATATTTTTATGCAATTTGGAGATTTAAAAATGAAAACTAA
- a CDS encoding TonB-dependent receptor, whose product MKRVYMNTLLLASLSSTLFANDVVKLEDITVTAQKKKESKQEIALSLDILNSKDIKEQKILDTEDIVNSTPGLFMIKTNHHGTAGFLSLRGITPTMEGEQSIGFFVDDIYYPMFDSEILDIKRVEVLKGPQGTLYGKNTESGVINIITNKPVNENSGNIEFGLANNNTQEYKALVNTKLIDNEVFLRAALRKYKSDGYFENKYNNNKKSDHTDGIDGRVALRYLPTDNLDFILSYDRNDYENGYSGFNTLNEVLKNPGKVNVDFDGKGEFKNDKFALKSIYENENLTFTSITAASNTKNIDYNDLDFTTNDLMRLKTNRDIDFLSQEFRVNSSYKNLKYLIGGYFSKEDNKESVDFEMRQANPLYGMPKFTKLTSSDDSTNNYALFSQANYAFNSFFDVTLGLRYDKEHKDYKYKVGYDKDLSMFGMIKDSIKKSKSSSQVLPKVSFNFNFEKHLLYASYTKGYKAGGYNSLAPINNQEFEDELSNNFEIGLKSRFLNDRLFTNLAIYQIYIDDQQVEQQYYPDSITSNAGKSEIKGLDLDITYQATDKLVLSAGIGYNDSKFDEYKDNILDGSGNIIGQKDYSGKRAPNTPKYTYNITAKYNFLADTYILAKLNGVGDIYYNLDNSVKQKSYELVDLSFGTSFNNCDIRLWSKNIFDKTYTTRAFEMNNEWYARAGEGRTFGFELAYKF is encoded by the coding sequence TTGAAACGAGTATATATGAATACTTTATTACTTGCAAGTTTAAGCTCTACACTTTTTGCAAATGATGTAGTAAAACTTGAAGATATAACTGTAACCGCACAAAAGAAAAAAGAGTCTAAACAAGAAATAGCTTTGAGTTTAGATATTTTAAATAGTAAAGATATTAAAGAACAAAAGATTTTAGATACAGAAGATATTGTAAATAGTACTCCAGGCCTTTTTATGATAAAAACAAATCATCATGGAACAGCAGGTTTTTTATCTTTAAGAGGTATTACTCCTACTATGGAAGGTGAACAATCAATTGGATTTTTTGTTGATGATATATATTATCCTATGTTTGACAGTGAGATTTTAGATATAAAAAGAGTAGAGGTGTTAAAAGGACCTCAAGGTACACTTTATGGAAAAAATACAGAATCAGGTGTTATTAATATAATTACAAATAAACCAGTAAATGAAAATAGTGGAAATATTGAATTTGGTTTAGCAAATAATAATACTCAAGAGTATAAAGCTTTGGTAAATACTAAACTTATTGATAATGAGGTGTTTTTAAGAGCTGCTCTTAGAAAGTATAAAAGTGATGGCTATTTTGAAAATAAATACAATAATAATAAAAAATCAGATCATACAGATGGTATTGATGGTAGAGTTGCTTTAAGATATCTTCCAACAGATAATTTAGATTTTATACTTTCATATGATAGAAATGATTATGAAAATGGATATTCAGGTTTTAATACACTTAATGAAGTATTGAAAAATCCAGGAAAAGTTAATGTTGATTTTGATGGAAAAGGTGAATTTAAAAATGATAAATTTGCATTAAAATCTATTTATGAAAATGAGAATTTGACTTTTACTTCAATTACAGCAGCTAGTAATACAAAAAATATAGATTATAATGATTTAGATTTTACTACTAATGATTTGATGAGACTTAAAACTAATAGAGATATAGATTTCTTATCTCAAGAGTTTAGAGTTAATTCTTCTTATAAAAACTTAAAATATTTAATAGGCGGGTATTTTAGTAAAGAAGACAATAAGGAATCAGTTGACTTTGAGATGCGACAAGCAAATCCTTTATACGGAATGCCAAAATTTACTAAACTTACAAGTAGTGATGATAGTACAAATAATTATGCTTTATTTTCTCAAGCAAACTATGCTTTTAACTCTTTTTTTGATGTGACACTTGGACTTAGATATGATAAAGAGCATAAAGATTATAAATATAAAGTAGGTTATGATAAAGATTTATCAATGTTTGGTATGATAAAAGATTCAATTAAAAAAAGTAAATCCTCTTCTCAAGTATTACCAAAAGTTTCATTTAACTTTAACTTTGAAAAACATCTATTATATGCAAGTTATACAAAAGGGTATAAAGCTGGTGGGTATAACTCTTTAGCACCAATTAATAATCAAGAGTTTGAAGATGAACTTTCTAATAACTTTGAAATAGGTTTAAAATCTAGATTTTTAAATGATAGATTATTTACAAATTTGGCAATATATCAAATTTATATTGATGATCAACAAGTAGAACAACAGTATTATCCAGATTCAATTACTTCAAATGCTGGAAAATCAGAGATTAAAGGTTTAGATTTAGATATAACTTATCAAGCAACAGATAAATTAGTATTATCAGCAGGTATAGGTTATAACGATTCAAAATTTGATGAATATAAAGATAATATTTTAGATGGTTCAGGAAATATAATTGGACAAAAAGATTATAGTGGTAAAAGAGCTCCTAATACTCCAAAATATACATACAATATCACCGCAAAATATAATTTTTTAGCAGATACTTATATTCTTGCAAAATTAAATGGTGTAGGAGACATATATTATAATTTAGATAATAGTGTAAAACAAAAATCTTATGAACTTGTAGATTTAAGTTTTGGTACCTCTTTTAATAATTGTGATATAAGATTATGGAGTAAAAATATTTTTGATAAAACTTATACAACAAGAGCTTTTGAGATGAATAATGAGTGGTATGCAAGAGCTGGTGAGGGTAGAACTTTTGGTTTTGAACTTGCATATAAATTTTAG
- a CDS encoding helix-turn-helix domain-containing protein, translating to MTKTITFENIEEINQQNSINSNIFEIPKNLANGEISIIPITKGLYFHKFHIDVKEDFIIENKFESTLFSFSAFLNGEINYENKDFKIKKTFKPNHLAVSALNQENGKSFYKKGSSLKIINIVATNQFIKNQILQEDNSNLNTIIENLNKKPFFEFIKDSPCTFDTLNTLNTIFNTTYNNKLDNLLLQSQTLELLYNWFNSINKDDKKGIPNIEKEYLNKVLLYIDTHLFEDMSLKELAKVASTNETKLQENFKLQYNSTVFAYIINKKLEEAKKLLETNNYSINEISKLIGYKHQSNFTTAFFKRFNISPKKFIKNKEFYF from the coding sequence ATGACAAAAACAATTACTTTTGAAAACATTGAAGAGATTAATCAACAAAACTCAATTAATTCAAATATTTTTGAAATACCAAAGAATCTTGCAAATGGTGAAATATCAATTATCCCCATAACAAAGGGCTTATACTTTCATAAATTTCATATTGATGTAAAAGAAGATTTTATTATTGAAAACAAGTTTGAAAGTACACTTTTTTCTTTTTCAGCTTTTCTAAATGGAGAGATAAATTATGAAAATAAAGATTTTAAAATAAAAAAAACTTTTAAACCAAATCATTTAGCAGTTTCAGCTTTAAATCAAGAAAATGGTAAAAGTTTTTATAAAAAAGGTTCCTCATTAAAAATTATAAATATTGTTGCCACAAATCAATTTATAAAAAATCAAATTTTGCAAGAAGACAATAGTAATTTAAATACAATAATTGAGAATCTAAATAAAAAACCTTTTTTTGAGTTTATAAAAGACTCTCCTTGTACTTTTGATACGTTAAACACATTAAATACTATTTTTAATACAACATACAATAATAAGCTTGATAATTTGTTACTTCAAAGCCAAACTTTAGAGCTTTTATATAACTGGTTTAACAGTATAAATAAAGATGATAAAAAAGGGATTCCCAATATAGAAAAAGAGTATTTAAATAAAGTTCTTTTATACATAGATACTCACTTATTTGAAGATATGAGTTTAAAAGAGTTAGCAAAAGTAGCAAGTACAAACGAAACAAAACTTCAAGAAAATTTTAAATTACAGTATAACAGTACAGTTTTTGCATATATTATTAATAAAAAACTTGAAGAAGCAAAAAAGCTTTTAGAAACAAATAACTACTCAATTAATGAAATATCCAAGCTTATAGGATATAAACACCAAAGTAATTTTACTACTGCTTTTTTTAAAAGATTTAATATTTCTCCTAAAAAATTCATCAAAAATAAAGAGTTTTATTTTTGA
- a CDS encoding YaiI/YqxD family protein, whose protein sequence is MILYVDGDAFPNLLKPILLRAIERLALQTIVIANKKINIGKSSNISYMIVEQGADEADDKIVELLQKGDLVITADIPLANRVIEKQAHAIDHRGLEYTKDNIKECLAIRNLMQEIRDSGEITKGPAPFTQKDAQSFANQLNNFFQKYQK, encoded by the coding sequence ATGATTTTATATGTAGATGGTGATGCTTTCCCTAATCTTTTAAAACCTATTCTTTTAAGAGCAATCGAAAGATTGGCTTTGCAAACTATTGTAATAGCAAACAAAAAAATAAATATTGGTAAATCTTCAAATATAAGTTATATGATAGTAGAGCAAGGAGCAGATGAAGCAGATGATAAAATAGTTGAGCTTTTACAAAAGGGTGATTTAGTTATTACTGCTGATATTCCTCTTGCAAATAGAGTTATAGAAAAACAAGCCCATGCAATAGATCATAGAGGCTTGGAGTATACAAAAGATAATATAAAAGAGTGCCTTGCTATTAGAAATCTAATGCAAGAAATACGCGATAGCGGAGAGATTACAAAAGGACCTGCACCTTTTACTCAAAAAGATGCACAAAGCTTTGCAAATCAATTAAACAATTTTTTTCAAAAATATCAAAAATAA
- a CDS encoding YwbE family protein, whose amino-acid sequence MDNKKRFDIKQGMNVNIVLKQDQRSGKLTKGVVKDILTNSPFHPHGIKVRLQDGQVGRVQEIL is encoded by the coding sequence ATGGATAATAAAAAAAGATTTGATATAAAACAAGGTATGAATGTAAATATAGTCTTAAAACAAGACCAAAGAAGTGGAAAGCTTACAAAAGGAGTTGTAAAAGATATCTTAACAAACTCTCCTTTTCATCCCCATGGAATCAAAGTTAGATTACAAGATGGGCAAGTAGGTAGAGTACAAGAGATTTTATAA
- a CDS encoding class I SAM-dependent methyltransferase yields MQDFTKQSMFEIYQTLQELLKTQNRVSFTVLNPDFLASSYAGEIVEIENKEFIYRSFNSYVDLALLLDCKILTPKYIDEKKVSITLEKINKGKSFHNEDSNEEKYGALSTFNQINKNEEPDFLINYIKCLENTKISSRKKVLNLGVNSAGEFEVIKQLCENFNDIEFVGVDYSSSAITLAKEKFKENSNVKFFAHDINKLEQLDLGKFDLIISIGTLQSSNMNFNETFMNIVQNYMEKNAAMIIGFPNCRWHDGQMIYGAKAKNYSFSEMSVLYKDAMFCKKYLQQKKFRVTLTGKNYIFLTATSIRK; encoded by the coding sequence ATGCAAGATTTTACAAAGCAAAGCATGTTTGAAATATATCAAACTTTACAAGAACTTCTAAAAACACAAAATAGAGTCAGTTTTACTGTTTTAAATCCAGACTTTTTAGCCTCAAGTTATGCAGGAGAAATCGTAGAAATTGAAAACAAAGAGTTTATATATAGAAGTTTTAACTCTTATGTTGATCTAGCTTTACTTTTAGATTGTAAGATATTAACACCAAAATATATAGATGAAAAAAAAGTATCAATAACACTAGAAAAAATCAATAAAGGCAAAAGTTTTCATAATGAAGACTCAAATGAAGAGAAATATGGAGCTTTATCTACTTTTAATCAAATAAATAAAAATGAAGAACCAGATTTTTTGATTAATTATATTAAGTGTTTAGAAAATACGAAAATCTCATCAAGAAAAAAAGTATTAAATCTTGGAGTAAATAGTGCAGGTGAGTTTGAAGTTATAAAGCAACTTTGTGAAAATTTTAATGATATTGAATTTGTGGGAGTTGATTATAGCAGTAGTGCAATAACTCTTGCAAAGGAAAAATTTAAAGAAAATAGTAATGTAAAGTTTTTTGCACATGATATAAATAAACTAGAGCAGTTAGATTTAGGTAAGTTTGATTTGATTATTAGTATTGGAACTTTACAAAGTTCTAATATGAATTTCAATGAAACTTTTATGAATATAGTTCAAAACTATATGGAAAAAAATGCAGCTATGATAATAGGATTTCCAAATTGTAGATGGCATGATGGACAGATGATTTATGGTGCTAAAGCAAAAAATTACTCTTTTTCAGAAATGTCAGTTTTATATAAAGATGCCATGTTTTGTAAAAAATACCTACAACAAAAAAAGTTTAGAGTTACGCTTACTGGAAAAAACTATATATTTTTAACTGCAACATCAATAAGAAAGTAA